From the genome of Armatimonadota bacterium:
ATCGCGCCCGAACTCGGCTTCAGCGATCCGGACATGGTTAACCTGCTGTGCGCCAATCTCGCCGTTCGCTGCACCGAGGGCGCCCTATCGCCGGATGCCATGACCCTCAGCTATGCGCTCCAGGCGGCGCCGGCTCTGATATCGGAGAAGGATTCCGGCGGCCACGGAGGCGCGCCCGTCCCATAGGAGGCAATGACCGTGCCGCTACTTTCCAAAACAGCGATATCGCAGTATTTCCGCACCGAGTGCCAGCGGCAACTGCGCTTCACCCTATACCCCGACAACGAATCCTACCGGGCTCAACGGGAAGCGCAGGGCATGCCAGCCCCCCAGCCTCCGCGTCCGGGCCTTCACCACATCCGGCGGGAAGGTGAGGACTGGCAGGCCGAAAAGCTCGGCGATCTGACCGAAGCGCTCGGGGCCGCCGCCCTCGTGGGATCGCCGAAAGCGCTCCCCGACGGACGCACCCTCTACGTCGCCGAGCCGCTGCGCGACCTGCTCGGGCGGGCGGTTCCCGGGACCTTTCTCGTCGAAGCCCAGTATGAGGTCACGTCGGCCTTCGAGGACGCCCTCTTCATCGCGGGGCACCGGGCGGGCCTGGGGCTCCGGTACTCCGACGTCCGTCCGGACCTCGTCCAGGTGCTGCCGGCGCGGACCAGCGTCGAAGGAATCCGAGCTGACGGGAGCCGTACGGTGCTGCCACCCGAAGACGGCCGACTGCAACTCCGCGTGATCGATATCAAGCTCGCCTCCGAGCCGTCGGTCGGGTACTTCGGCGAAGTCGTGTACTACATGCTCACCTTGGCGGCCTGGCTGCAGCAGAATGGCCTGGATAACCGATTCGTCGTGGTCCCGGACGGGGCGGTATGGCCTGGCAGCCACGAAGCCTCTGCTCTCGCTTCTGCGCGAAGGGAGGCCGCAGCCGAGGGGACCGCCCTGACAACCCAGCAACTCATGGATGTTCTTGAAGGGGACCTGGAGTTCCTTGGCGGCGCATTCGACGTGCTCGCCATACGCCTGCGCCGTTTCCTTCAGGACGAGGTCCCGCCGGTCCTGGCCGAGGCAGACTGGAGGAGCCTGCCGTGGCACGTTGGGAACCGCTGCCAGAGCTGCGAATACCTTGGCGAACCGCGATTGGACGCCCAAGGCCGGCCTACCGAGCTTCCCGACCACTGCCTGCCGATGGCGGAGCGGGACGGCCACCTGAGCCGCGTCGCGTTCGTCAGCCGCGGCGCCACCCTATCACTCAAGGAAGCCGGCATCGCCGACGTGCCATCCCTCGCCCAGTGCGAGCCGGATCACGTGGCGTTCGACGGCCACCAGGCGCTTCGCGCGACGCGCACGGTGGTCGCCGGCAGAGCCCGCTCGCTGGGTAGTGGTAGTGCCGGCCTTCCCCCGAATGGCGGCACGTCGGCGCTCATGCCCGGATGGGCCGATCTGCGTATCTACTTGGACGTCCACTTCGACGTCGGAAGCGCCATCACGTTCGCGCTCGGAATCAAGGCTTTCTGGGTGGAGCCCTGGGTTGCCGGGCATGGCGCGGGCGGGCGGGCGACCCATGCGTGGCGGGACCAGGTCTTCGTCGTCGACGGGAAGGACGTCGAGAGGGAACGCCGCGAACTCCTCGCCTTCCTGGACCACCTGCAGCGCATCCTGGCGGACGCGCGGGGGCGAAACACCGGCACGACATACCAGGTGTACCTATGGGACCGCCTCGCATACGAGCACCTCACGCGCATCGTCGGGCGGCACCTAGACTCCATCCTGCAAGACGGGAACCTCCAGCAGCTCGCCTGGCTCTTCCCGCCGGAGGAGTTGCTGCCGAACCCGACGCTCACGGTCCGGCGTTCCCCGGTCACGATCGTCGGCGACGTGGCCAAGGCAGTCCTGGCGGCACCGGTGCCCCACTACTACACCCTGCTCAACGTCGCCCGCCACTACCACGACGCGGGGCTGCCGGACAACCTGGCAGGCTTCAGCACTCACCCTCACTTCGAGACCGCGCTCAGCGACCAGGTACCTTCCGAGCGGGCCCACGAGATCTGGTCGCACTCCTCGAGGCCGAACTGGTCCGAGCAGGTGGCGACTTTGCGCGAGACAGTAGTCAAGCGGCTGCGCGCCCTCGAATCGGTGACGAAGCGGCTCGAACGGGATCTGCGCGCCCACCTTGTACAGCACGCTCCACCGATCAGCATCGGTCCGCCCACCCGCCAGAACCGGGTGAGCGACGACGGCCAGCTCTGGCACGCGTATACAAAGCTGAACCAGGCGCTCGAGGAACTGGACGTGCAGCAGATTCGGGCCATGCCGGCGCACGAGCGCGAAGCCCGCTTCCGGAGCGCGCGCCTCATCGCGCGGCTCACCGGGGCGGGAGAGCTGGAAGCCCTGCAGGCAATGGGGCTGTCTGCCAGGCCCGGCCGTCGGGTCTACCGGCTGCGTCACGGTTCGCGCGAGGTGAAGTTCCGCGAAGGAGACTTCTCCTGCGCGCTCGCCCCCGAGAGCGATCCGACGTTCCTTGACCGCACGCTGTCCTCGGTAGCGCTGGGAAGTCCTCCCGACCCGGGCGACGGGAGCGGCGACCGGACGCTGATGGGGGACGTGACGGCGGTTGCGGTCGTCGGCATCGACCGCGACAACGCCGCCATCGCCCTCGACCCGAACACCCGCTGGCCGCAGGGATTAGACGACCTCGAGCGTTTCGGCCGCGCCAACCTGACGACCGAGGTGACCCTGGACCCGGTGCAACACGACTACTTCAGCCGCAAGCTCCTGGCGGCCCTGCAGGGTATCGGCAACCCTCAGGTGGCCGTAGCGGCCGCAGCGGTGCGCAGGGCGGTCGGGCTGACGGGCCGCGGGGCCCGTCCCGCGCCGATGTCACCGGCAGCCGAGGTGCTCTGGACGGCGGCCGACCTGCACCGAAGTCCAGTGGCGAGGGAGCTCCCGGCGGCCAGGGCGGAGCTGGTAGCGAGCGGCCTCGACCTCAATCCCGCCCAGTGGGACGCGTGGTCGCAGGCGCTCACGCGCCGGCTCCAGCTCATCTGGGGTCCGCCGGGCACGGGAAAGAGCCGGACCGCACAAGCGATCGTCCTCGGCGCCGCCTACGAGGCCCTCCGGACCGGCCGGCCCTTCCGGATCCTCGTATGCGCGTTCACCTACCGGGCGACGGATAACGTCCTACTGGGCGTGAACGCCAAGGCACCAGGCCTGCTTGCCGGCGATGTCGAGGTCCACCGCCTGCGATCCTACCGCAGCCCGGTCGACGCATCGGTCCCGGCTTCTATCGACCGCCCAGTGAACCAGCGGAACCCGAGCCAGGAACTCCTTGCGCTTCACGCCCGCCTGCTAGCCAGTCGGGGGGTTACGATCGTCGGCGGGACGGCGGACCAGGTGCACAACCTGATGCTTGCCGGGTCCGGCAGTGCGGTCGAAGGGCTCTTTGACTTGGTGCTCATCGACGAGGCGTCCCAGATGGATGTGGCGCACGCCGCGGTGGCGCTCTGTTCCCTTGCCACCGGCGGCGCGGTGGTCCTGGCAGGGGACAGCAAGCAGCTGCCGCCGATCCACAAGGCCGAGCCGCCCAAGGGACTGGAGGACCACGTCGGATCCGTCTATACCTACTGCGAGCTGAGGCACGGAGTGCCCTCGGTCATGCTTGACCTCAACTACCGCTCGAACGCCACCCTCGTGGGGTTCTCGCTTCGGGCCGGATACCGCCGCGAGCTCAGCGCATATTCCCCCGACCTGGAGCTGGACCTCGTGTCCGCGCTTCCTGCCGAAGCACCGGCAGACTGGCCCCCCACCCTCTTCTGGACACGGGAGTGGGCCGCGTTTCTCGATCCCGGCCGCCCGGCCTGCTGCTTCCTCTACGACGAGAACCGTAGCAGCCAGTGGAACCGCTTCGAAGCCGACGCCGTCGCCTCCCTCGTGGCGCTTCTCCACGGGAACGTCGGGGGGCAGCTCCTCAATGAGCGCGATCCGCGCACCGGCAACGTCCTGCCGACGGACTCCGCAGCATGCTCGTCCGAGTACTTCTGGCAGTCAGGCATTGGCGTCGTCACGCCCCACCGCGCCCAGCAGGGGCTCATTGTCGGACGCCTCCAAGGCATCTTCGCGCCGCGAGGAGTGGCGGCGCAGACGATCCGCGACGCCGTCGACACAGTCGAGCGATTCCAGGGGCAGCAGCGAGACGTCATCATCGCGTCCTTCGCGCTTGGCGATCCGGACGCGATCCGGGACGAAGAGCAGTTCCTGATGAGCCTGAACCGTTTCAACGTGATGGCCTCGCGTGCCCGAGCCAAGCTGATCGTGCTGGTCTCTCGGCAGGTGATCGACCATCTTGCAGGCGACGCCGAGATCCTGCGGGGTTCGGCGCTCCTGAAGCTGTACGCGGAGTCGTTCTGTGGCCACCGGAGGGGGATGCGCTTAGGATGGGTCTCGGACGGCGAGGACACGCTCGTGGAGGGCACCTTCGGGTGGGCTCCCTAAAGAGGGGCTGGTGAGTATTCTGTCAGATATGTTGAACGTGATCCCGCGACATTTATCGTTTGTTGTCACAAGTACTTCTGCAGATTTGCTTATTGAGCTTCAGGTGATTGGGTGACGCCACAAACAGGCCATCGCCAGAGCGGCTCTGTGTGAGCCGTGACCGTTGGCGATGCAGACATGCCTTTTCGTGGTGTCAACCACCTGTCATCTTGGGTCAACTGCACCCTTCGTCTGCCCTTGGGTTCACCGGACAGGGTGACCTATGGGCGTTGTGTATGATGCTGTCCAAGATTTGAGTTTGTGTCTCGTGGCAACACCGTACGGACTGCGCTTGACCGATTCGCGTAGGTGAAACGATGTCTCCGAACCGTGTAGGGCTCGCACACTAAGTAGATATACAGATAAAATACTCAGTTTTCCCCTGGCATATCCACCGCGTTTCAGGTGCATATCCCCGTGAGGGACTCAACCAAGATTGCCTATTAGCTACGAGGACCCACCTACCTGCGCTAAGCGCAGCCCGACTGCCTAGATTTGGGACAGGGTACTCAGCCTATCGCTCAGTCGAAATTGGGCGGTGCGTTCCAGCGGCACCGATGGAGTTACTTAAATGTCGAAGTGGTATATTGATGAAGTCCAAGTGAGTGGAGGGTTCTTACCAGGCTTTTTGCTCCGCCTTCCGCGCGGCCTAACCTGCGTGATCGGGCCCCGAGGGAGCGGAAAGTCCACGCTTGCTGAAGCCATCCGGTACGGGATAGGCGGCATTACCGGTGCAACAAGACCGCGCCTGGATCTCATCCAGGCAAACCTGGGCGACTCGATCGTGTCACTTCGGACGTCTGCTGAGGGACAACTACCCGGGTATCACGTCCAGCGAAGCTTTCGCAAACCCGCCGTTGTAACGTCGGACAACGGCGCGGTCACGGCGATCGACCTAGACCGAGGCACCTTTCTCCCGATTGACGGATACAGCAGCGCCGAGATCGAGGCCATAGCAGATGAAAGCGTCGGCGAGAAACGCCGTTCTCTTCTTGATGATCTTCGTGCCCGGGAACTAGGGGAGATTCAGATATCCTTGGCAACCTGCCGCCGCTTACTCGAGGCAAATGCGGATCAGATCAGAGCGATCAGGCGGTCCATCAGTGACTTTACAGAGGGCATCGAGGAACTCGCGGAGGCCCGGCCCCGACTCGATTCGCTTCCGGCTGTGACAACGGCAGCCTCCACTGATCTTCTCCGGCTGACACGAGGAATCGAGGATAACGAGAGCCGAACTAAACAACTAGAGTCACTAGTGAATGCTTTGAGGTCGATCCAGGACACTTTCCGAGAAGCATCACTCCGAACGCTACCCGGGCGTTCGCCGCAGGCCGAAGAGGCTCAATCGCCGATCTCATCGCTGCTGCGGGAGGGATGGAAGGTGGCCTCCGCCGCCTTGGAAGAAGCCAATACCACCGGACTTGCTGTGGCCCTGCGACTGGACGTGGCCATCGATGCATTAAGTGTCATTCGATCCCAGATGGACGAATTGAATGCGCGAGATACCGCCCTTGTAATCGAGATGCAGGAACTGAACCGCTCAGCCAGCCTCGCGGTCCAAGAACGTTCGCTTGCAGAACAAGCTGTAGCGCATCTCGATGGCCTTGAGAGGGAACGCGATAATGCTAGGGCACGCCTAACGGATCTCTTACAAGGAAGGTCTTCGCTCAAGGCAGATTACTTGGTAGAACGTGATCGTATCTCGTGCCTGAGGGAAGAGGTAGCAACCCAACTACAGGCCGACGCTGGCACCAGTGTTCGCATTCGGGTACTGCGGAACGCTGACGCATTGAGCTATCAGCAGATGCTAATGGAAGGCTTGAAAGGCGCTCGAGTCAGGAACCATGAAGACATCTTGAGTGCCCTAATGCGCCTCAGGCCCGAGCAGTTGGCCCAGATTGTTTTGAACGATGATCTCATGGAATTTGAGCACCAAGTATCACTCGGCACTGAACGATCACGCCGCATACTTGACGCCTTTCGCCAAAGCATCGATCCACTCAGCCTGGAGGTATCCACCATCGAAGATCGTATAGCTATCGAGCTTAACGTATCGAGTGGAGCAGATCCCAACTTTAAAGATGCCTCCGAGTTGTCCCGTGGTCAGAAATGCACAGCCCTTCTTCCACTGCTTCTAGCCCGGCGCGAGACGCCACTTGTAATCGATCAGCCTGAAGATAATCTCGACAATCACTTCATCTACGCCACGGTCGTGGAGGTAGTGCGGCGGCTGAAGATGTCGCGTCAGATGATCTTTATCACCCACAATGCCAACATTCCAGTGCTGGCAGAAGCTGATTTAGTCGTGGTACTGAACTCCGATGGTAGGAAAGGCTACATCGAGAAGATGGGCAGCTTGGATGAGTGTCAAGACGAGATCATAGACCTGCTAGAGGGCGGTCGCGAGGCATTTGAGCTCCGGAGGCAGCGGTATGACAGGGTCCGATAGTACCCCAATGCATGCCCGGCTTCAGCGTTTGGTGGTGGAGGATCCGAAGTCAGCTCGCGTTTTGTTCTGCGAGCTCCTGGATGCGGACGTGCCCGTCCTGGAGCATTTTCTGGCGCGCATCGCTGCTCCGGGAGACGGTCGTCTCCGGCAAATGGTTGCGAACGCCGTGCGCGAACGCGCGGACAAAGGGAAGGTGGTTGGGCATCTCGTCAGATGGCGGGCGGTCGAAACAGACGAGTTCACTAAACGTGCGATTGTAGCGGCCTTGGCCGACGTTGATCTTGTCGACCACAAGTCTCCTCCAACGGCATCGTTGGCCGAACCGCTCCTTGTTGAGGCATATCGTTACGTGTCGAACCGTTTGAGCCACAAGGTTCGCAATTCGCTGATGGGGGTTGACGCCGCGGTGATGCGGATATCAGACCTCGCGTCAGGCGCCCGAGACGATCTGGCTCAAACCGGGTTGCTTTCGGCAATGGCCGAATTGAAAGACGCACTACGGACGTTGGGACGAGTGGTGGAATACGATGAGGGTAATGATGAGTTTTTTCGCCTCCGCTCCGTTTGCCTGTTGGGCTGGATTGAGGATATGACGCGGACGTATGGGATCAAGTACTCTCCCATCGATCTCCGCCTACCGGATGGGCGCGCGCGTACAGCTCGCATAATCGCGAGTGACTTCCTCCTTGACACCATATTCTGGAACCTCTGGATCAACTCGCACCAAGCGGTAGACGGACGGTGCTCAATCACGATCGAGAGTACTCTCGATGTGGGGCGCATATCCCTTATCTTGTTGGATAATGGGACTGGTTTTCCGAAACAGGCCGTGGGTGTTGCGTTCCGAGAGCAGTTCTCTACTGGACAGGCTACGGGACGCGGGCGCGGCCTCCTCGAAGTGCAGGAGGCGATCGAGAGACTTCAAGGGTCCGCCACGCTCATCGAATGCGGCGCCGGAGATTATAGGGTGTGTCTTGTGTTTCCGCTGGAGGTCTGATGGGATACCCACGAGCACTTGAAGTACTAGTTGTTGAAGATGAGCAAAAGGCAAAGGCTGCGTATGAGGCAATGTTTGAGAGGCTTCGCGGCAAAGGCGCCGACTTGCACTGTCGGTACGCCTTCTGCCTTCAAGACGCGGTCGAGGCCTTGGCATCCGAAACCGCATTCCATTTGGTGATTTTGGACCTGCTGATACCGGATCACCCCGGACACCCGCCGCCCACGGTTGTGGAGAACGGGCTCATGGTGTTGGACCTCTGTGCCAACCGGGACGCCTATCCCGTTCCCGTCCTGCTGGTAATCAGCGGCCACCTCGACCAAGCGCGCCAGACGGAGCTACAATCGCGCGTCCTAAGCGGGTTTTCGTTTGGAAGAGTTCTCGCCAAAGGCGTAGGCTTGGACGACGACTTGGAGACGGCGGTACGAAACGCGCACCGCTATACCGACGTGGGCATTCACTTGCGAAACGGTGGATCGTTCACGTATCCTACGTTGTCGCCTCGCGACGACGATCTGCTCCGGCGCTGTGTACTCGACCAATCAGGCTGTTCAGGCGTGGACGTAGAGTGGTGGTCGGCGGAAAGCTGTTCCCCCACGTGCCAGGAGGCCCGCGGCGCGGGGTGGACAAAGGTCCTGATGGGAAAGTTCGTACTGGATGACGGAGCCGGTATGTCCCGCCCCACTTTTTTCAAGCTCTGGCCCTCTGACGGCGCAGAATCAGTCTTCCGCGCCGCCGACGTGATGCAGCACAAATTGGGGCACATCAACATCCGGTCCAAGTGTTCGTCAGGTACTGCTGCTGTTCTCGTAACGGAGAAGGTCGGCGAGGAGTCTGGTCGCCCCACCTCTTTGGCGTCGTTTCTCATGCGTGATCCATCATCAACCTTACCGTTCCTGCCTGGGATCGTCGACGATGTTTGCAGCCAAACCGATAGACTCGGGACTGAGTCACCCGATGAGCTGCCCATCGCATCCATCTTATGGTCTTGGCACGATCTTGAACGGATCCGCAACCAGTACGAGAAGCATAGTTGTCCGCCGCCGGCTCTCGATCCGACGCTCTTTTCAGATCCGGCCGAGGTATACGATACTCTACGATTGCAGCAGACACCCATTCGCCTAGCGCGCCAGTCATGTATCCACGGAGACCTCAACATCACGAACATTGCGCTCGATGTCGGTGCGAAGGTGGTTCGCGGCTATATCTTTGACGCTGCTGCGTTCGGCGGAGGCTTCAGCGGGTGGGATCTGGCCACGCTGGAGGTTACAACTCTTCTGCACTCAGTAGGCTCTCTTGACGAAGGACTGGTTGAATACTGCGGGTCCTTCTACAATCAGGCGTTACCGGCGGATCTGGGGTTCGTTCGAGAGGATGCCACTTCGCGCCAGCGCAATTCCGCGAGTCTGGTTTACGAGATCCGCCAACGAGTTCTTGAGCGCGTCAGTCCGGAAGTATATGCACTGATGGTTTTCGATAATGCGCTCATGCAACTGGGCGGGCTGGACTTCCAGGTGTCGCGGAACAAGATCACTTTGCCCTCTGACGCCGCGTTGTTGGCGGCGCTAGCGGCTGGGTGGCTCATCCGCGTTTCACCGCAATGGTTCGCGAAGTAATGCGCACGCCAGGCGTCCGAGATCGCCCTGAGCCAGCGGGTCAATGCGGCAGGCCAGAATCCGCGAATGCGCCCCAGAATCCCCGGCGGAGCACGCGTCCCGATGATGGTCTTGAATTCTGAAAGGAAAAGACAGGGGACGGCGCGCGGCCGCCCCCTCGGGAAGTACGTCGTGGACGCACCGTCTTGCACCTTGCCGGGCGCGATGCGTCATTCGCGCATGCGTAGTCAGCCGCGGTCGACCTCCGCCGCAGCCGCCACCAGGCGGGCGCTCACTCGCAGGACCTCGGAGTCAGCCTGGACGGCGGAGCGCTCGCGCTTCAGGCCCGACAGTTCGGTCAGGAGCCGCTGGCATTCGGAATCCTCGGCGATCTCCTGCTCGATAAGGGCCTTCCGTGCCATGTCGTTCGTGGCCAAGGGCTTGTTGTCCGAGCCGCGCCGGTCGACTACGTCTGCCGCGATGTAGGCACAGCGGACGGCGTATTCGCGTTCGAGGCCAAGGATTCTCGTGTCGAGCCTGCCCGTCTCGCTGAGCGCCCTGTGGAGCGCTATCGGCACCGACTTCACCGCCGCCGGAAGAGGCAGTCCCTCCAGAACGGCGGAGATCGGCGTCATATCATTCGTGTTCGCCATTTTGCTTCTCCTTGCGATACCGGCATCACGCCGCCACCGCCTGCTGCTGATGCTTCGGGCAGAGAGGTCGCCCGAACTTGGCAACGCTCAGGTCGCGCTGTCCCTTGGTAAGGAACCGGCCGCACTGGTCGCACTCGGTGCTGCCATTGGATTCGGACCGCTCAGCGCGATAGCCGTTGCCGTTCGCACGCGGGGCGTCGACTAGCCGCTCGCCCTCGTCAAACTCGGGGGCAAACTGGGTGCCGTATCCGAGCACGCCGAGTGCCCGGCCGATTGCGCCGGTGGACGCCTTCTCCACGAAGTCTGCGAAGTTCGCGGCGCTCTCCATCTTCACGCCGGCGGCCAGGAGCCGGCCCTGCTCGTTGGTAACCGCTGCGGAGAAGACAGCAATACCGCGCTGCAGGTCGAGTTCGACGACCTGGGTATCGATGCCGAAGTCCGGGTGTTCCTCACGGAACCACACCAGACGGAACGCGACCGGCAGGTACTCCCGGCCGCCCTGCACCCTGATGAGGTGTTTCCTCACGTCAAATGCCATCTTGCTATTCCTCCAATTCCTCATACTCGCGGAACCGCAGGCATCCGCACCCTTGCTCGGTGCACGCCAACTGGTTCCTTTTCGTGTCGTTTTCGTGCCGTTCGTCGGTGTGCCCGCACAGGCACGTCCGTGGAAGCGCCACGGCCTTTGCGGACTTTGGCCGTTTCAGGCCGGGGCTCTGCGTCGCTGTCTGATCTGCCATAGGGGATCCGTTTCCTGTGGACAATTCTGAAGTAGCGCTGGCCGGCGTTTCCGTGGACTTCGCCGATTGCATCGAGCACGGCGGCGAGGCCCTGGTCTTCGATGCAGGCCAGCATGATGTCGTAGAGCTGTAAGGGGTAGTCGGCCAGGTGCTCGCGCACCACGGCGACAATGCGCTCCATGCTGGTCCCTCCAATCAGAGCGAGCGGTATGGGATCAGGCCGCGAGAATGTCGCGTGCTTCGGAGGGAGTGAGGCTGAGGATCCGGCCGCCAATCGCTTCGAGTTCAGTGGCGCGGTCGTAGTCTTTAAGCGTAGAAGCAGCGGCGGTGACGGCGTTACTGAGGCCCCACATGCTGAGGTCCGCGCCCTCGATCAGGTTCCTAAGGACGGCGTCCTTCTCGTGCTGGATCAGGCCGAACCTCCGGGCCGTTGCCTCGACGCCCTTCTCGACACTTCCCGTGATCCTGACCTCCGTGGATTCCTGCATACGCGCCGTGAACTCCCGGAATCGGGTTTCGTCCAGGGCGTCGGCGATGTGGTCCCTGAGCTTGAGAAGCCGGGCCCTGGCGTCGGCGACGCGGGTGTCGGAGCGGTAGATACCGCCGTCCTCGTCGGACTGGAGGGTCTTTCCGAGGTGGCGCTGACGGTAGGCGTCCTCCCGAATCAGGCCGTTGGTGCAGACGAGCACGCAGACGTACTGCTGGACGATGAGGGAGCCCAAGCCCACCTCGCTGTTCATCAGGACGAACCCGGCCCGCACGACCTGCGGCTCCTTCAGGTAGCCGTTGCCGTTTCCCAACCGGATGATGGCCTCCAGCGCCGGGCTTATCACCTTCAGGTAGAGCCGGCGCTCCGTCACCTCGCACGATACGACGGTCTCGGGGGAAAGTCCGGCTTCCAGGAGGATCCTGGCCACGACGGTGAAGACGTCGATGTTGTCGATATCGGGATTAAAGCTGTCAGAGAGAAAGGCGCGGGCCTTCCCGTCCAATGTCCGCACGAGGCGCCGTTCGGTCCCCTTCCCCATCATCAGGGTGTTGACCATCACGTCAAAGAGCGGGGTGTCCGGTTCTTCGTAGCTACCTCGCAGATCGTCGTGGCCATTCACGCCGTCGACGGGGATCCTGAGGGTACTGGTCTCACCCCGCAGCCTGTCGTAGAAGGCCTTGGGAATGCCGAGATAGTCGGCGATCTGTCCGTGAGCGATCTCGGCCAGCTGGTAGTCCTGTCCGGCCTCGTCGAGGACCAGGCGGCTCACGCCGTTGCTTCTGAGGCACATCGCCTCCGCTTCGGCCAGGTAGTCCTGCTTGGCGTTGGCCTGTCGTTCGAGTTCCGCTGCCAGTTCGGGCAGCGGGCGTCCCTGTTTCATACGCTGTCTCCTTGTCAAAGAGCGGGGATTGCGGCCCGAGGGCCGGTGCTCTTACCGGGACAGCGTACGTCGGCGGTACCTGGGGTGCAACAGACGTTGCGCCGCGGCAACTGGCCGTCGCTCAGCGCTACTGGCGCGCCGGTGCGCTTTCTGTTGTACTGAACTTGCCCTGGCATTGCCATTCGAAGGTGAAAGGAGGTCGCACGATGCTATGGGAGGAGGCCTTCCGAAAGGGAGGCGACGGATCGGTCACCGTCGCGGTGATCGAGATCGTCTTCGTTGCGGAACCGGCGCACAGGCGCGGCAAGAGGGACGCGCCCTCCGGGCAGGCGAAGATCCTGACGGTTGCCACCGTGTGCTGTGGCCGATGGAAAGACATCCTCGTTGCCCTCGCCGCAGACAAGCCGTACTCCATCAGCCGCGATCCGGCCTATCCCTCAATGCTGGCACCCACCAGCCGCCGAGACGAGCCCGCCGCGAGAGAACCCGGAGCCGGCGACGAGCCGCTAGTCAGCGCCCGCGAGGCACGCG
Proteins encoded in this window:
- a CDS encoding AAA domain-containing protein — protein: MTVPLLSKTAISQYFRTECQRQLRFTLYPDNESYRAQREAQGMPAPQPPRPGLHHIRREGEDWQAEKLGDLTEALGAAALVGSPKALPDGRTLYVAEPLRDLLGRAVPGTFLVEAQYEVTSAFEDALFIAGHRAGLGLRYSDVRPDLVQVLPARTSVEGIRADGSRTVLPPEDGRLQLRVIDIKLASEPSVGYFGEVVYYMLTLAAWLQQNGLDNRFVVVPDGAVWPGSHEASALASARREAAAEGTALTTQQLMDVLEGDLEFLGGAFDVLAIRLRRFLQDEVPPVLAEADWRSLPWHVGNRCQSCEYLGEPRLDAQGRPTELPDHCLPMAERDGHLSRVAFVSRGATLSLKEAGIADVPSLAQCEPDHVAFDGHQALRATRTVVAGRARSLGSGSAGLPPNGGTSALMPGWADLRIYLDVHFDVGSAITFALGIKAFWVEPWVAGHGAGGRATHAWRDQVFVVDGKDVERERRELLAFLDHLQRILADARGRNTGTTYQVYLWDRLAYEHLTRIVGRHLDSILQDGNLQQLAWLFPPEELLPNPTLTVRRSPVTIVGDVAKAVLAAPVPHYYTLLNVARHYHDAGLPDNLAGFSTHPHFETALSDQVPSERAHEIWSHSSRPNWSEQVATLRETVVKRLRALESVTKRLERDLRAHLVQHAPPISIGPPTRQNRVSDDGQLWHAYTKLNQALEELDVQQIRAMPAHEREARFRSARLIARLTGAGELEALQAMGLSARPGRRVYRLRHGSREVKFREGDFSCALAPESDPTFLDRTLSSVALGSPPDPGDGSGDRTLMGDVTAVAVVGIDRDNAAIALDPNTRWPQGLDDLERFGRANLTTEVTLDPVQHDYFSRKLLAALQGIGNPQVAVAAAAVRRAVGLTGRGARPAPMSPAAEVLWTAADLHRSPVARELPAARAELVASGLDLNPAQWDAWSQALTRRLQLIWGPPGTGKSRTAQAIVLGAAYEALRTGRPFRILVCAFTYRATDNVLLGVNAKAPGLLAGDVEVHRLRSYRSPVDASVPASIDRPVNQRNPSQELLALHARLLASRGVTIVGGTADQVHNLMLAGSGSAVEGLFDLVLIDEASQMDVAHAAVALCSLATGGAVVLAGDSKQLPPIHKAEPPKGLEDHVGSVYTYCELRHGVPSVMLDLNYRSNATLVGFSLRAGYRRELSAYSPDLELDLVSALPAEAPADWPPTLFWTREWAAFLDPGRPACCFLYDENRSSQWNRFEADAVASLVALLHGNVGGQLLNERDPRTGNVLPTDSAACSSEYFWQSGIGVVTPHRAQQGLIVGRLQGIFAPRGVAAQTIRDAVDTVERFQGQQRDVIIASFALGDPDAIRDEEQFLMSLNRFNVMASRARAKLIVLVSRQVIDHLAGDAEILRGSALLKLYAESFCGHRRGMRLGWVSDGEDTLVEGTFGWAP
- a CDS encoding AAA family ATPase encodes the protein MSKWYIDEVQVSGGFLPGFLLRLPRGLTCVIGPRGSGKSTLAEAIRYGIGGITGATRPRLDLIQANLGDSIVSLRTSAEGQLPGYHVQRSFRKPAVVTSDNGAVTAIDLDRGTFLPIDGYSSAEIEAIADESVGEKRRSLLDDLRARELGEIQISLATCRRLLEANADQIRAIRRSISDFTEGIEELAEARPRLDSLPAVTTAASTDLLRLTRGIEDNESRTKQLESLVNALRSIQDTFREASLRTLPGRSPQAEEAQSPISSLLREGWKVASAALEEANTTGLAVALRLDVAIDALSVIRSQMDELNARDTALVIEMQELNRSASLAVQERSLAEQAVAHLDGLERERDNARARLTDLLQGRSSLKADYLVERDRISCLREEVATQLQADAGTSVRIRVLRNADALSYQQMLMEGLKGARVRNHEDILSALMRLRPEQLAQIVLNDDLMEFEHQVSLGTERSRRILDAFRQSIDPLSLEVSTIEDRIAIELNVSSGADPNFKDASELSRGQKCTALLPLLLARRETPLVIDQPEDNLDNHFIYATVVEVVRRLKMSRQMIFITHNANIPVLAEADLVVVLNSDGRKGYIEKMGSLDECQDEIIDLLEGGREAFELRRQRYDRVR
- a CDS encoding ATP-binding protein, translated to MHARLQRLVVEDPKSARVLFCELLDADVPVLEHFLARIAAPGDGRLRQMVANAVRERADKGKVVGHLVRWRAVETDEFTKRAIVAALADVDLVDHKSPPTASLAEPLLVEAYRYVSNRLSHKVRNSLMGVDAAVMRISDLASGARDDLAQTGLLSAMAELKDALRTLGRVVEYDEGNDEFFRLRSVCLLGWIEDMTRTYGIKYSPIDLRLPDGRARTARIIASDFLLDTIFWNLWINSHQAVDGRCSITIESTLDVGRISLILLDNGTGFPKQAVGVAFREQFSTGQATGRGRGLLEVQEAIERLQGSATLIECGAGDYRVCLVFPLEV
- a CDS encoding DUF932 domain-containing protein; translated protein: MKQGRPLPELAAELERQANAKQDYLAEAEAMCLRSNGVSRLVLDEAGQDYQLAEIAHGQIADYLGIPKAFYDRLRGETSTLRIPVDGVNGHDDLRGSYEEPDTPLFDVMVNTLMMGKGTERRLVRTLDGKARAFLSDSFNPDIDNIDVFTVVARILLEAGLSPETVVSCEVTERRLYLKVISPALEAIIRLGNGNGYLKEPQVVRAGFVLMNSEVGLGSLIVQQYVCVLVCTNGLIREDAYRQRHLGKTLQSDEDGGIYRSDTRVADARARLLKLRDHIADALDETRFREFTARMQESTEVRITGSVEKGVEATARRFGLIQHEKDAVLRNLIEGADLSMWGLSNAVTAAASTLKDYDRATELEAIGGRILSLTPSEARDILAA